Proteins encoded together in one Terriglobales bacterium window:
- a CDS encoding MFS transporter: MNRAGPLIAPPSSSDPSEASKRLLPWLVAVAFFMESLDTTILNTAVPAISSALGVAPLSMKAVLASYTLSLAVFIPISGWMADRFGTRRVFASAIGLFTLGSFLCGISSNIHLLVACRILQGCGGAMMVPVGRLTLVRTFAKSDLLRTMSFVSIPALVAPMLGPIAGGLIVGYLHWR; this comes from the coding sequence ATGAACCGAGCCGGCCCGTTGATCGCGCCTCCATCTTCATCCGATCCCTCAGAGGCCTCCAAACGGCTCCTACCGTGGCTCGTTGCTGTCGCCTTTTTTATGGAGTCGCTGGATACAACGATTCTCAATACGGCCGTTCCCGCGATTTCTTCCGCCCTCGGCGTCGCTCCCCTTAGCATGAAGGCGGTGCTGGCGAGCTATACGCTCAGCCTAGCGGTCTTCATCCCAATCAGTGGCTGGATGGCGGACCGGTTCGGAACCCGTCGTGTATTCGCATCTGCGATTGGTCTATTCACTCTCGGGTCCTTTCTATGCGGAATATCAAGCAACATCCACTTGCTGGTTGCCTGTCGCATCCTGCAAGGTTGCGGCGGCGCGATGATGGTGCCGGTGGGCCGGCTCACCCTGGTGCGAACATTTGCCAAGTCAGATCTTCTGCGCACCATGAGCTTTGTTTCTATACCAGCCCTAGTGGCGCCCATGCTCGGACCCATCGCCGGAGGTCTCATCGTCGGGTATCTTCACTGGCGC
- a CDS encoding winged helix-turn-helix domain-containing protein produces MDTHARELRKQGMQIKLQEQPFQILAFLLEHAGEIVTREQLRQQLWPADTFVDVDNSVNAAINRLREALGDSAESPRFVETVPRRGYRFVAPVTEVKGRERGSGTENPNALTETEPEEAAMAGRFKARSPFGKFFVFALVVALLGTWIWTWEKRRATSPLHITSLAVLPLENLSGDPGQEYFADGMTDELITDLASISSLRVISRTSTAHYKGTRKTVPEIARELNVDAVVEGSVGRSTNKVRIRAQLVRAAPEEHLWAESYERELPDVLALQRDVAKAIADQIKIKLTPEERARLARVEPVDPEAYRLYIRGRLSFENWTPDAVSLARKNFQEAIAEYPNYAPAYAGLADTYVFGNPNLDPKMAIPLARAAALKALRLDDTLSDAHAALAQVKFLGDWDWAGAEKEFQRAIDLNPGDTLAHHMYSHFVLYMGRSEESRRESELYLRLDPLSVAANNHLGYYYLATGQYDLAIEQEHKALRINPNYHDAILFLGEAYRHKGMPQEALAQYEKMMALEGTSPNWVKSLHAAYQTKGWKGYWKKTLDRDIERSNREYVSPYGIADYYALVGDKTQAFRYLDKAYAERDIWLTWIKAEHDFDGLRSDPRYADLLRRMGLPL; encoded by the coding sequence GTGGACACACATGCCCGCGAGCTCCGCAAGCAGGGGATGCAGATCAAGCTCCAGGAGCAGCCGTTTCAGATCCTGGCATTTCTCCTGGAACATGCCGGCGAGATCGTTACCCGGGAGCAACTGCGGCAACAGCTGTGGCCGGCAGATACTTTCGTGGACGTCGATAACAGCGTCAATGCCGCCATCAACCGGCTGCGTGAGGCTCTGGGAGATTCCGCCGAGAGTCCACGCTTTGTGGAAACAGTACCCCGTCGGGGCTACCGGTTTGTGGCTCCGGTCACGGAAGTCAAGGGCCGGGAACGCGGTTCCGGCACCGAGAATCCAAACGCACTAACTGAAACGGAGCCGGAAGAGGCCGCAATGGCCGGGCGATTCAAAGCCAGGAGCCCCTTCGGCAAGTTCTTCGTGTTTGCGTTGGTTGTGGCCTTGCTGGGTACATGGATTTGGACCTGGGAGAAGAGGCGGGCGACAAGTCCGTTGCACATCACATCGCTGGCTGTGCTACCCCTGGAGAACCTCTCTGGCGATCCGGGGCAGGAGTATTTCGCAGATGGAATGACGGACGAACTGATTACGGACTTGGCCTCGATCTCTAGTCTGCGCGTCATTTCCCGGACGTCGACCGCGCACTACAAAGGCACCCGCAAGACGGTACCCGAGATTGCCCGGGAACTTAATGTAGACGCGGTAGTGGAAGGCTCGGTCGGGCGGTCCACAAACAAGGTGCGGATCCGGGCCCAATTAGTCAGGGCGGCGCCGGAGGAGCATCTTTGGGCCGAGAGCTACGAGCGCGAACTTCCCGACGTGCTGGCCTTGCAGCGCGATGTGGCGAAAGCCATCGCCGACCAGATCAAAATCAAGCTGACACCAGAGGAAAGAGCCCGGCTGGCCCGCGTCGAGCCCGTTGACCCCGAAGCTTATCGGCTATACATCCGGGGACGCCTCTCCTTCGAAAACTGGACGCCGGACGCGGTGTCGCTGGCCCGCAAAAATTTTCAGGAAGCGATTGCCGAGTACCCGAACTACGCGCCGGCCTACGCCGGGCTGGCCGATACGTACGTTTTTGGGAATCCCAACTTGGATCCAAAGATGGCCATTCCGTTAGCTCGCGCCGCCGCCCTGAAGGCCCTACGACTGGACGACACCTTGAGCGACGCCCATGCCGCGCTGGCCCAGGTGAAGTTCCTGGGGGACTGGGACTGGGCCGGAGCGGAAAAAGAATTCCAGCGAGCCATCGATCTGAACCCCGGCGACACGCTCGCGCACCATATGTACTCGCACTTCGTCCTTTACATGGGCCGGAGCGAAGAATCTCGGAGGGAGAGCGAACTCTATCTCAGGCTGGACCCTCTCTCGGTGGCAGCCAACAATCATCTCGGATATTACTATCTGGCCACCGGACAGTACGATCTGGCAATCGAGCAGGAACACAAGGCACTGCGGATTAACCCCAACTACCATGACGCGATTCTTTTTCTGGGCGAGGCGTACCGCCACAAGGGAATGCCGCAAGAAGCTTTGGCCCAATATGAGAAGATGATGGCCCTCGAAGGCACCAGCCCAAACTGGGTCAAATCGCTGCACGCGGCTTATCAGACAAAGGGATGGAAAGGTTATTGGAAGAAGACGTTGGATCGTGACATCGAACGCTCAAATCGGGAATATGTCTCTCCCTACGGCATCGCCGACTACTATGCGCTCGTGGGTGATAAAACGCAGGCCTTCCGCTATCTGGACAAAGCGTATGCAGAGCGCGACATCTGGCTGACTTGGATCAAAGCCGAGCATGATTTTGATGGCTTGCGTTCCGACCCTCGCTACGCCGACCTGCTGCGACGCATGGGCCTGCCGCTGTAG